One Triticum dicoccoides isolate Atlit2015 ecotype Zavitan chromosome 3B, WEW_v2.0, whole genome shotgun sequence genomic window, AATCGCCCATCACCACGAAAGCCACCATAGTTTCCGGCCATAGTTTCCCGCCTTAGGGTTTGATGACGGACACAGAAACCCTACTTCCTTATCGTCAGGGTCAGAGTCAAGACCAACTTGTGGAAGGAGTAGGTCATCCAGGTACCCAAGAGCCCTGGAGAGTGGAGATGCCCTTAATTTGCCGAGTTATCTGCATTTCATTGATGAAAAGGTCTTGAAAGAGCAAGATTTTGTATCCACCTTAGCCTATAACATACTTTCACTTTTCATCTATTTAGCGCTATGCGTTGGCCGgcgaatctttttaaaagatctgtCGCCTCAGCAACCATTAGATCTAGAGCTATCGTCATCTAACAATGTCCTCATCATTGCAATGGCGGTAGTGTTGCAGAATCCCTCTTGAAACAAAATTTATGTTGCAGAAACTTTTTGCAACATAGGTGATGTTGCAGATTTTTTTTCTTCACTATTTTCGCAACATGGGTGTCGTTgtggaaaaaaaattaaaacacGAATGATGTTGCAGAAAATATTTACAGTTCTTCTTCGTCTTTATTTCTTTTGCAACACGGGTGTTTTTGTGGAAGCAAATTTTGCAACATGTGACATTGCAGAAAAAGTTATAGAAAGAGACGCGCAAAGGGAAAGTGTCACACAGAGGAGGCGGCAGATCCCTCGCATGCGATCGGACGGCTGAAGACAAGCGTCTCCCCGGTTATTTCCTCTTGCTCACCGTTTCCCAAAGTTCAGTTCAGTTGAGTTGGCAAGTAAAACCGACGCTGGTCTACCGGGGCAGTTTGCGACGCGAATACCCTCCGAGCTGGAGTAGTTTACGATTTGAAGTCCTCTTTCTGGACTGCAAACCTTCCCCGTACGGTGAAAAAAGGAAGCTTCGCAGCAGGTTCCAAGGAAACGGGCGCGGAGCGAACGGCAATCCCGATCAACCCtgaagcaaagagagagagagagagagagagagagagagagagagagagagttaccacCACGTGACCTGACGGCACCCCACAAAATCCACCTGCGTCGCCAGACGCGACGTGAAACTCCAGTCCAGCCGCGGTTGTAGCTAGCAGTAGGTGCCTCGCACGGCGCGCGCAGCGCAGGCAGCAAAGAATATACTTGGCGGAGGCGAGGATAAACCGTAAAACAGGCTGCTGGGATTACCATGTAACCTTCGAATCTGATAAGTTTTACTGCTGCTGATAACAACCGGCTGTGGCTTTTACTGCTGGGTAGGCCGGGGCCGGGGCCGGAGGGTGGGGCGCGCGGGGCACTGTTGGTGGTGCATGCCTCAGTGGCTCTCGCTGCTCTTGGCTTTATTTACTCCTTAAGAATCGTTCCCTACAGCTGACCTCCCCCTCCTCCAGCTCCACGCCAATTAAACCCTACTACTACTACCAGCACTCCCCCTCTCGCCCCTCGCGTTATCTCCGCTCCCCTCGCGCAGCCCACGTACAAAACGAAACAAAAAAGCGCCGAGTAACGCACTGCCCCGCCGCAGATAGAGAATTGCGGTGCCTACCGCTCTCGCGGCGGCCATGGAGGCGACGGTGCCCGACTACTACGGCCGCGACAAGAAGGGCTCCGACCTCTTCGTCGTCGACGACCTCCTCGCGCTGCcgtgcgacgacgacgaggaggaggaggaaggggttgGCGAGGCGCCGTTCCTGCCGGCCAActctgcctccgccgccgccatcgtcgtcaaGCAGGAGGCCGGGTTCGGGAACGCGTCGGCCGACTCGTCCACGGTCACGGCCCTCGACAGCTGCAGCAACTCCTTCTCCGGCCTCGCCGATGGCGACTTCTCCGGCGGCCTCTGCGAGCCGGTAAATTCTCCATCCATCCTTCTGTTGTACTCCTTTTGGCATCATCAATTGTTCGCGGAATTCTTCTGCGCTAATTAACTGAACGACTTTACGTTTTTTCCGTCCTTATTAATTTGTTCCATTTACACGAGGGAATTCCATGGAAAATTGCATATACTACGGATATTTAAGACTGATTTCACAATATATATTCCGCAATTAAACCACTCCAAAAAATATCCTCCACAATTACGCATGAATGCAGTTTTGTCTCGCACAGAGAGTAACCGAAATAGGAAACAGCTGCCACGCGTAAGTGGCACTGCACACTACCAAAAATAGCAGCTTTCGCGTTCAGCGCTAGCTGGACGCTTCCATATACGCACAAGAATTCGAGTGGCTTTCCAAGTTTTTAGCTTAATAATTATAGAGTTCTCAAAACGAAGCAAACTCACACGCATGCATGAGCTGTTGCTAACTAAACTTGATGTGAATTGTGCGCAGTACGATCAGCTGGCGGAGCTGGAATGGCTGTCCAACTACATGGGCGAGGGCGAGGAGAGCTTCGCCACCGAGGACCTACACAAGCTGCAGCTCATCTCCGGCATCCCCTCCGGGGGCTTCCCCTCGGCGAACGGACCACCTGCTCCGGCGGCCACCGCTGCCACGGCGCAGCCCGGCATGTTCCTGCCGGAGGGCCCCGTCCCCGCCAAGGCCCGTAGCAAGCGCTCCCGCGTTGCGCCGGGCAACTGGTCGTCCCGCCTGCTCGTTCTCCCGCCGGCCCCGGCCTCCCCGCCGTCCCCGGCGTCCATGGCCATCTCGCCGGCAGAGTCCGGCGTCTCAGCCCAGGCATTCCATGTCAAGAAGCCCTCCAAGCCGGCAAAGAAGAAGGAGGTGCCGCCGCAGGTGCAGGCGCAGGCTCAGGCTCAGTCGGTGAGCTCGCCCACAGCGCCGTCGGGCGTCACGGCGGCGGCCAACGAAGGACGGCGGTGCCTGCACTGCGAGACGGACAAGACGCCGCAGTGGAGGACGGGGCCCATGGGCCCCAAGACGCTGTGCAACGCGTGCGGGGTGCGCTACAAGTCGGGCCGGCTGGTACCGGAGTACCGCCCTGCCGCGAGCCCGACGTTCGTGACGTCGAGGCACTCCAACTCCCACCGCAAGGTGCTGGAGCTCCGCCGCCAGAGGGAGATGCACCACTACCACCAGCCATCGCAGCTCCAGCAGCACGCGGTCGCCGGCGGCGTCGGAAGGATAATGCACATGGAGAGCCACCTGCTGTTCGACGGGCCGGCGGCGCCGCCCATCCTCGGCGGTGGCGATGACTTCTTGATCCACCACCACCTAGGGGCGGACTACCGGCAGCAACTCATCTAGACGAGTCGTCAGTCTATTAGAACTGATCAGTTTAGCCCAGGAATAATAATTAAAAGCAGCTAAAACCCCAAGAGCCGGGAATATCGGAAGAACTGCAAATGTTTGCTTATTAGGAGTTATATTTTCCCAGTTTTCTCTACCCCGTTTGGTTAGCCTGTGTGCTTTTTGTTGAGCTCGAAATTTTCGTGTCGATTTAGTTTGTGATCCTGCCCAGTTTCCCGCTTGATTAGTTCACTCCTAATTACCCCTCAGAAACTAATTCTAGGGAGTTGAGTCCTTTTATCTCTTAGCATTTTGTAATACAAATACTTTTCATTTCGACTTTTGCTTCTTTTTCTGCGCCTAGCTAGAATATGAAAACAAGCTTTTTGGCCAATTGTTCGATCGAGATAACTCCCGTTCATGCAATCTCTAGATAGCTTTGGCATGGTATGAGTATGATGCGCAAGGATGAATCTCATGGCTCCTCCCTCCGCTCTGGCATGCAATTGCAGTTGCAGCAGCCATGCGTGCACTCATGTCACAGATGTTGTGTGCGCAACCGAACATGCAAAGTTACCTCAAGGAGGAGGCGGCGAGAGTGCCATTGCCCACCCACCATCACTCCATCAGTCCGTCCGTCGGAACTCACTCACACGTGATCATTAGTAGAATCTCGCGTGAAAAAAAGATGCCATCTCACTCGTTGGATCCAATCAGAGCGTCCTCCTTTGGTCCTGGACTGTAGGTGttgcctggtggtggtggtggtgttgggggTAACTAGGGTTCATCATTGCGCTGCTGCAGGCTGCACCTAGCGCGGGGTACCACCTCTCCGTGGAGAGGGTTTCCGGATAAGTAGGGTCATTCACAGCCCCTCGCCTGGATTTGCCACTCCCAAGTGGCCAAGTGAAGCTTCGTTTTACCTCGCCGTAACCAACACTGACCGTCGTCAGAGGTCAGAAGGGCAGCACAATGCCAGAAACTAAGCAGGCCACCGTACTCCAACGACGCTGGCTGGCGTATGCACTCATTTGTCTCTACTTATAGAGAGCACGGTCACCACCGCCCACCGGCCCTGGAAAACGAAAGCTACCGCGTGCGTTTTACCAGGCCCGtacgcatgtacatgtacgtaatgGATGAACATTGAATAAGTGCAGCGCCGTTGGCGAGCGGGAGAGGTAATTCGGCAGCAGTGGAAGTGCGAGGGCATGT contains:
- the LOC119276829 gene encoding GATA transcription factor 12-like; its protein translation is MEATVPDYYGRDKKGSDLFVVDDLLALPCDDDEEEEEGVGEAPFLPANSASAAAIVVKQEAGFGNASADSSTVTALDSCSNSFSGLADGDFSGGLCEPYDQLAELEWLSNYMGEGEESFATEDLHKLQLISGIPSGGFPSANGPPAPAATAATAQPGMFLPEGPVPAKARSKRSRVAPGNWSSRLLVLPPAPASPPSPASMAISPAESGVSAQAFHVKKPSKPAKKKEVPPQVQAQAQAQSVSSPTAPSGVTAAANEGRRCLHCETDKTPQWRTGPMGPKTLCNACGVRYKSGRLVPEYRPAASPTFVTSRHSNSHRKVLELRRQREMHHYHQPSQLQQHAVAGGVGRIMHMESHLLFDGPAAPPILGGGDDFLIHHHLGADYRQQLI